The genomic DNA GTATTGAATCACAACAAGCCTATGTCAAATAAAAGTAGACGTACAAGCACCCAGTGTGACAAATAGGTAGCTAACATTTTCAGCAGGAGAGCTCAGCAATGGCAGCATGCATATTTCTTTCAAGACAAGTTTCCTTAATTAAGGTAAAGAGTAGCAAGGAAATTAtaagtgaaattttttttcattaaaaatatattttataaagaCATATTTTACGACTGATTTCTACTCTACTATGGTCTAAATTCTTGTAGTATAAAATTTACTTACACTAACATGTACTTATAACCAGTCCAGCTCCACCCAGAATGGTATTTCAGCCTTTTGTAGGTATAGATGAGTTGAATTCTAAATCCCACAGAGACTGGGGGGACCCCCTAGAGTAGTCTATGTCCCCATCCCCAGCTATAAGAACGTAATCAATGCACCTTTCTCTCGTCACAGGATCCTAGATTTTTTATTTCTACATTATGACAATATTGTCAGAGGAGGGAGACACCATGATTTGTCAGTGCAACGATAATAGCAGCTGAGAAGAACTGTGAGTTCTGGTGGGGCAGAcactcaggtttaaaaaaaaagtataattctgCAAGAACATATTGAGCAGAAAATGTTCATCACTGATATGCTGCTTTTCTAATGAACCAGCCTATGATTCAGCAATGACGTAAAACTGAAACATCAGTTTTGGGTGGGATTTACTTTTGATAAGGCAAACTGCAATCTACACGGCACAGTAACTCATAGCAACCAGTCAACAATCATTACCCATTGTTCTCACTACTTTACACTCATAAATAATTTACCTTGCTCCttggaaaatgtatatttttatctaTGATAGCTTGTTCTTAGTAATTGTTTTGGATTTAAAATCTTATTAAAGAATTTTAATATCCtgcatattgttaaaaaaaaaaaaaaaaaagtataattctgCAAGAACATATTGAGCAGAAAATGTTCATCACTGATATGCTGCTTTGCTAATGAACCAGCCTATGATTCAGCGATGACGTAAAACTGAAACATCAGTTTTGGGTGGGATTTACTTTTGATAAGGCAAACTGCAATCTACATGGCACAGTAACTCATAGCAACCAGTCAACAAACATTACCCATTGTTCTCACTACTTTACACTCATAAATAATTTACCTTGCTCCttggaaaatgtatatttttatctaTGATAGCTTGTTCTTAGTAATTGTTTTGGATTTAAAATCTTATTAAAGAATTTTAATATCCTGCATATTGTTAATTTCTAAAAATCCTCAAATTCAAATCATTTATCATCTGGATTATACAGTATACGTTAGAAGAACCCTTCTTGTCTCCTTAGATATGCACTACTCCAATATTCTCATTTTGCTAGCATTATGACTAAGTTTAATGTAAGGTTGGCCTTATTGGTTATTGCAACCCTGAAGGGAGATTGTGTGCACAAAAGATGGTAGGAGTTAAATGGGCACATGTTTAAGTCTATGTGTAAGTGCATCTTTATTAAAATAATCAGATGAAGATGAGCAGTTTCTATGCTGTAAACAcacatttatatgtatgtatatatgtaaactACATTGCATATATTTTCTGATTTGCATAAAAGTGCATTTTAACAGCAGTGTTCTATGCATTTCTAGctttatatgaaaaaatatttctAATCTTGACATGCAACGCCTGAGTCCATATTGGTAATCGTCATTCAATTTGATGTCATTATTCCAATAATCATTATAGATGTCTGCTACTTGTTAGTGgaaatgccattaaaattcatgacAGAACTGCATTTGCCATTACCTTATATACTAAGTAAAACATCTCTGAGGCATATCACCCTTTTACTTAATAAAGAAAACTGTGTACCATAATATATTGCTTTCAAAATGAATCACCTTTTAGAATATTGTTGCTTTTAAAGCATGTAACAGTCAATTTCTTCAGACTACATGTCACATCTTGTGTTCTATAGCACACTGAAGGAAACAGAGACTCTAAAGCGACCCTTTTAATCCAAGTCATTACTAGGGCTTTCATAATAAGAGAAAAACATTCATtgaattgttttaatttattaCTATGTAAACATGAATATGGCACCATTTAAGTACTGTATGAAATATTTTGAGGCTCATAAGTAATGCTGGCTTTTTGCCAATTGTTTTAAGTTTATATCACAGACAGGTTTGTACATACCACGTAACTGGCACATAGGAGATGTTCAAGAGTCCATTTTACAGCACAGAACCTTATGTTCTATTTAATAGCAACACACATGACATACATACTAAATAGATGTCTTCAAAAGCCACCTACTGCTACTAGGTAGGTGCAGATCTTGCGGCAATGTACTGTAGTTACTAAGCACTATGGGATGTTAGGAGTGCTAAGTAGCATCTGAGATTTTACTTGCAGCTCTGAAGTCTTGTTCTGTAATGTTTCTCTTTTGATAAGGCAGGGATGAATGTGTCACTATGGGAGCTTTTAAGGTGGCTCCACATATACATGTCCTCAGAACCTCCAGTGTCACGTCTGAACCCTCTGAGGTCACGACCTCCAGAATGCAGTTCCATCAGCTCTAGTTCATGCTTGGTGGCGGTCTCTAAAACCCTCTGCTTGTTGTAATACTTTACAAAATTGTTGATAATAGGGTGAATTGGGAGGGCAATAGCGATTACTCCACAAAGAAAACTTGTGGCTGCGTTTAGTTTGCCTAGAGTGGTTTTGGGATATATGTCACCGTAGCCCACTGTGGTCATGGTGATGATGGCCCACCAGAAAGACTGAGGGATGCTTTTAAACAAGGTATCTGGGTGACTCTGTTCCATGGTGTACCCCAGGGCTGAAAATACAAAGATCCCCACTGCAAGGTACATCAAGAGTAGACCCAACTCCTTGAAACTGCTCTTGAGGGCATAGGTTAGGGTCTGCAGCCCAGAGGAATGGCGGGCCAGCTTAAAAATTCTGGCAATTCTCATGATCCTGAGGGCCTGGACAGCCTGCTGGACATTAGTCAACTCCATCATGCGTGCCCCTAGATGGGTCAGAGTAAGGCTGACATAGAATGGGAGGATGGCGAGCACGTCAATGATATTCATAAAGGAAAAAGTAAAGTGTAACTTGTTGGGGGAAGACAAGAGTCTTAAAAGATATTCCAGGGTAAACCAGCCAATGCATGCTGTCTCTATGTTGTCTAGAACAGGGTGCTCTATGTGGTTCCCTTCTGCATCTTCCACCTGCATTTCAGGAATGGTCCCTACACACATTACCACTGATGAAGTCAGGATGAATAGGAAGGAGAGCACAGCTGTGACCCTGGCAGGAAAAGAGGATTCTGGTTTCTCCATGAACTTCCAGACATATTTCTGAAACCTCTTCCAGCGGCTTTCAGTGGTGTCAACTCCTAGGTCATCCAGGATGGTCTGTACCCTCTTAGCTATCTCCTCCAGTTCCTCCTTCTTCTCACTTAGGTGGCTCTTACAGCACTCATCCAGAAAAGACAAGTCCACTTTCCAGAACTCCATCTCGTTCTTAAAACAAATGGGACATATCCCCTTCTTCATGTGGACCTCTCCATAGTAATACACCTCCATTATACATTTGAAGGCATCAGGGTCTCTGTCAAAGTAAAATTCCCTCTTCCCAGGGTCATAGTCATCACACAAAGAGAAGATAGCATCATAACCTCCTGCCAAGCAGCTGACCAGCTCTGCCAGTCTGGTTTCTGGGTACCTGTTTAGGATGTCTCCATAGAGGATCTGCCTGATGCCTCCAACATTGACTATGATCTCTACCTCCTCACTGCAGTCTGACCCGTTCCTGCTCAGCTCCTCAAAGCTGGAGCCCATCCTCATCGTGTGGGTTTAAAAGAAGATCAGCGATCCAAGAAGTTCCCAGTATGTAAGAATTCTTCTATGCCCTCAAGCACTTTGTATGGGAAAATGTGGGTTACATAGCTCAAAAGCCTCCACGATTCCCAGCTAGAAATCAGATGGGAATATTATGGAATATTATACAGAATGTTCATTCATTAGGTGCTTCTCACTCCCCAGGGCTCATCTCCTCTCCAGCGATTCCATAGACACGGGGCTGCTGCTACAAGTGCTATCCCAGCTCTCTTCTCCTCCAGCGACGAAGGGTGCAGATAGGATTTCATTGAGAGATGCAGTCACCCATCAACATGGTGCTCCCTGGAGGatagaagaggccatggaggagaaGGCAGCGATGTGCGATGAGAGCGGAGGAGGCTGGCAAGGTCCGATCTCATGTCAGAGCTTTCCTCCAGACACTGTGCACACGGGCAAACTTGTGCTGCCTTTTCCAGGGCTGAGCTGAGCAGGAATCCCGGAGTGACGTCACACACCTTTAATAAGGCTTCCCCCTTCCTGAGGACACCAAGGGGACAGCACCGCACAGGGGACCACACAGGACTGCATGTGACAACTGCCACTGGGTTCCCTTTAACTGAACTGTAATTTGCATTAGCTATGCAGACAGATCAGCTGTAGGCACTGAATTGGGAGcatgggagggagagagggaggacagGGAGAATACCAATGGAAAGTTTAGTTCGCTAATTTGCTGTCAATGTCATACTGGCTTCTTCTTTATACTTTAATAGAAGGAATGTGAAATTGGGAAAGAGAGAGGCAAGTAAAGATATATAGAGAGATCTGAGCACTGTATGCAATATGTCAGCAAATATACATATGTATTGGAAATGTATTCTTTAAGGAAGGTGAAATTGGGAAAGAGAGGCAGATAAATAGAGAGAGATCTGGGCACTTTGTGTAATATGGCAGCACACTATACATATGTATtggaaatgagagagagagagagagagagagagacagagagagagaactacaactggagagtggaaaatgtggtgtagctgtgcatagtagccaatcagcttctaacatcagcttgttcaattaggctttgacaataaaacctgaaagctgatttgttttgcagagctgcaccagagtttgcacgctcttgttttagtaaatcaacccctaaagtgTAGTTTGTCAGCACCATATGCATATATTTTGGAAATGTATTGTtatttattctttaaccacttgccgaccagccgccgtcattatactgcggcaggtcagcacgatctcgcaaaccgtcatagctgtacgtcggctcctttaagcgggatagcaggcacgcgcacgcccgctgcattgcaggggtgccaatgctcgtggccggcagtcgtGTTGGCCGCCGGCCGCACGCGaccgcgggcatgagaggcagaacaggggcgtgtgtgtgtaaacacacaaatccctgttctgtaaggagaggagaggcagatcgtgagttcctaatagctaggaaccacgatctgtcatctccaatagtcagtcccatccccccacagttagaacacacagtcagggaacacagttaatcccttgcgtgccccctagtgttaaccccttccctgccagtgacatttatacagtattcagtgcatttgcatagcactgatcgctgtatatttgtcagtcgtcccaaaaatgtgtctgccataatgtcgcagtcctgataaaaattgcggatcgccgccattactagtaaaaaaaaaaaataataaaaatgccataaatctatcccctattttgtagatgctataactttccaatcaatatacgcttattgcgatatttatcTGAATTTTATAAgacatgtgactggcacagcaccaatcagggctggccagacacagactcactatagagcagtggttgccaacctgggggttgggaccccctcaggggtcgaatgacgatttgccaggggtcaccaaatcctgggctgttcctgaagcccaccccagccttttcgcggctgcCTAGCATgactgtccctggagcctgcggccgcccactcagccttttcgtagccacccattcagttcaggccatggctggggggcagagactagaggttagctgattggtgaggaatgtgaagtgggaggggctgctTAGACCCTAtatcctgatttcagcataggtgtcactgctacatgacaccacagagctggagacacagtgagtaacagtacctgtgattagagttgccattaaaagtctccactacagttctcagatcagcagatgaccctgatcaagagtacctagttggctgatcagaactccccccgcctgtactgccactgatcccatccccaccagcactgcaactcatcccattacccccccccttcccacctaggagtaagaaaaggaataaaaatagagaatacatggaagggagaggaaaagagggggaggaacaaagaaagagggagaggaaagaataagagaaagaacaagaaggacggctagagagggatggggaaaaaaaacaagaaattaggatagagagagataaaaggataacaaagagaaagagttgtacttcctaaaatgtaccataagaggttttaatactgtacaagtggaagggactcagggagcgctaaatgtccatgggttaggggcacaaattacttgtcttgctatgggtgctgacaacccatgctacgaaaataattttactgttaggggtccccacaacttgggaaattttatcaaggggttcaCGGCattagaaggttgagaaccactgctatagggagtatacatcagcagagtaatagaagcccctcccgaGAATCGTTCCCTGCAGATgtcaaagaacagggaaagatcatgtgaccacacaacagcgctgcaggaataaggtacttagaggATTATAAAAGAAATACAGTGGCATGATTTGTATgaatatgtgaatgaattatggcaattaacacttatTTGTTTAGTAGGATGAAATTGGGGATCAAAGTGGCAGATTAAGAGATATAGTGTGGGAGAGAGGGAGAATGGGTCTAAGTACTATGTAATGTTCTGTGTAATTTGTGAAcccagtctgttggtctttgacagCACCCAGAACTTAACACATATTCGACCACTACACTGCAGGACCTTTctccatgataggcctccagccgtaccacaccagctcagagacaacccccctcccgcagtgcaaccattaccgtattccagctaaccgttctaactggaatacaccagaggggtaCATACTACCAATGTGTCCCCAACACTTCGATTTCGTATGTTTTCTGACACCAGCAAAGACcaaaacacagccacagcccgcAAGAATAACACCttacccttaagggcccctccacacccacaGGGCCCACTGAATCCTGTCCTGTAGGCACAGCGCCCATACATCAATCCTCACTGCGGACAGGTGAACCCCATCTCCTCGGAGGTACAGGCCGCTATTAGATTCCAACTCCATGTGGCGGATGACCATGCCCCCATTCCGAGTAATAAATCTTCCCACCACCTTGTTCACCTTTATTCGAGCCTTATTAAGCCTCGCCACTGACCATGCCAGGCGCCAAGTTTTCCGAGCAACAATGTTGGACCACAACACCAGCATGTCAGGAAAGGCCATGTGGAGCCTCAAGAAATCAGACTTGATGTCCATAATTAGCTCTTGAATAGATCGAACCCCCAAACCGTTCCCGCCAACATGAAGTACTAAAATGTCAGGCGGCCAGTCCAGACGTACAAAACGATGCACCTCTGGCACGACCCTACTCCACATCATCCCAGGTATCCCCAACCAGCGAATACACGCCTCCCTCCTAGAAATACCCAGCTGTCTGCCATCTGGTCTAACGTCTGCTCGCCTGGCACCCCAAAACACAtatgaatggcccataatccagacgagGTGTATGTGCACTCCATTTGAAAGAAAAGAACGAACAAACACCACGGGATAGCACCAATACAAAACACTGAACACTCAccacaaatgaaaaagaaaaacacatgacATACACCCCACTACTATCCCTCCCTCTCCTTCAGCAGCTAATCCACCAACAACTGTGGGCGAATGTAGGTACGGAATCTCTTGGATTCCCATCTACCAATCCGTTTTACGGCCGTCTCGTCCAATTGTGTGTTATCCAAACCTGCTGCCCTAAGACTTTTTCAGAAGACTGACACAAACTGAAATTTAGATAAAGGAGACCTATCCCCATGTAACAAGAACGGCCCCTCCCTGACTGGGCGAACTGCCAAGAActccctaagccccggttcacacaggggcgacttgtcaggcgactcagccgcctgacaagtcgcgtcccgttctgtactatggaaccgttctaataggagcgacgcaagtcgctccaacttagaaaaaagttcctgtagtatttttggggtgacttcaggcgacttgctttgacttctatacagaagtcgttttgcaagtcgccgctgaagtcgtgtgcaggtcacctcggtgagtcgacctgcaagtcgtgccgcccctgtgtgaaccggcacttactgccCCTACCAGGCAAACCGGGGAACCCGGCAGTGGAAACAGCTGCACACATACTCCCTTACCCCCCTGGTCCATCTTTGACCTGCGTAGCAATAACAGAACCCTGTCATCACTACAAATCACGTCTTGTGCCATAAACCCACCTGCAACCCTCTTAGGAGGGGCTGAACAATTCGCCAATCTGAAATGCACCAAAAAAGGGTAAAGAAAACATTGCCTTAAATAGGGAGACCTCATAACTCAATGTACACAAAGACCACAGTTGACCAAAAATGGCCTGCAAATTCGGAAAGGATATGGGCCACCTAGTATCCTTGCGCTTGTGTAGCTTCTGATACCCCTTAACTGCCAGCCGGACCCAAAAGTCCTTTGTCAAATCCGCCATGCCCCGTAGTTTGAAGAAAATTGCCAAGCCAGCCAGTTTTTGCTCGATGGAAGACACTGATCCACCTCGCTCCATGTTCCTGGAAATGAAATAAAGAACCAGCAGCCTCACCTCCGGACTGTCCTGCTCCACCCCGGCTTGCCAAACCATCAGCACATTCTGCCATACCTTGGCATAGGCCGCCCAAGTGGACTCACTCACCGACTGTCTGATCCATCCAGTGACGACTCCTAGGCAATCTTCCATAGCCATCTGGGACAAAGAACCCCTTCCTCCTCTGCCGCCAGAGACAGCTCTCtcaacctgtcccactgaaactgAGATAAAGAGTCAGCCAAAGTATTGTTGATGCCCAAAAGGTGGACTGCATATAGAAAAATGTTCAACTGCAAGCAACGTAGCACCATGTGGCGCAGCAGCCATATTACTGGTTGTGACGACGCTGAGATGCGGTTGATGACTTGCaccactcccatgttgtcacagttCAGCAGTATCTTCAAGTTCCAACAAGACTCACCCCATATCTCCATGGCCAGCACCACCGGAAAAAGTTCCAGGAGCACCAGGTTATGAAGAAAACCCGCATCCACCCATGAGCATGGCCAAGGTACTACGCTCCAGTGACCCTGATAGAAGGCCGCATAACCAGTAGACCCGGCCGTGTCCATAAACAGCTCCAAGTCAAAGTTACTCACCGGGCCGGACATCCAGACCGATCGACCCTTATAAGATTCCAAAACCTTCAAGTCCTCTCGATGTTCCTTACTGGGATGGATAAAATGGATCGGTGCCTTAACCCCTGCTGTTATCCTCCGGCAGGCGGCACTCCATGGCGCCGAAGTCCAGAACTATGCCAAGAAATTGATCGTTGGTAGTTGGGCCTTCTGTCTTATCTGCAGCCAATGGAATACCGAATCTAcccgcaatgtgctgcaacgtggacagGAGAATCACACACACATTAGAGGAAGGCGGCCCCACACAgaagaaatcatccaaataatgaatgacgGAATCCAGACCTGAAGCGTCTCTAACCACCCATTCCACAAGTGAGGTGAATGTCTCAAACTTGGCGCAGGAAATGGAACAGCCCATGGGTAGGCATCGATCCACATAAAATTTCTCTTGCCAGCAGCACCCCAGCAGCTGAAAACTGTCCGGATGTACTGGAAGCAAGCGTAAAGGGGATTCAATGTCAGATTTTGCCATCAGCGCCCCCTGTCCGTATCGACTAACCCACCCAACAGCCGCGTCAAAGGAAGAATATGACACCGTACAAGCTTCGGGATCTATAAAATCGTGCCTCCTTGAGTTGGGCCCTGGCCAGCCGTTCCCGATCATCTGCTGCCTCCCTGCATCTGTCTCTCAGCACTGGGAGACCTCTCTCATCAGTGGAGCCGCCGGCCGAGTCTGGTAACGGCCTGGCGGCCGTGGCTGTGCTTCTTCCTCGCCGAGACTCCCCCGTGCAGGCACCGCTGAGGGGGAGGAGTCCGCTGGCTCCTGACCTGTGCGACGAGTGGGCGGGGGAGAGGTGTGATTGCGGCATGTAGCCCCACCCACCGAGCTCAAATGGGATTCCGACCAGGAGCCCCACCGGCGGAAGCAGATGGGCGCTTCGCTGGGGGGCCTGATGGGTCCCGTGGGGGGCTCCTGATGTGGCGCAAAGCTCTGGGGGAGGGTCCCAGCAAAAAACGCTCCACAGGCCTAGATCTCCGAGCTCGCAGAGACACCTCACCCCCCGCTGCTGACCTCAATGCTTTGTCCTGGAGCAGGGCGGACACCAGGTTGTGAAGCCACTCTGGTCCCCTGGTCACAGCAGCTGCCCTCAGCTGGGCCAGGATGAGGTCAATATCGGCCATGGTGAGGAATGTCAGCAGCATGGAAACTGCTTCCTCCTTTCTGCCCCAGCCTCTGCTGCcctgaagtcccgcctcccccTTAAAAAAACAACGCCCCTCTCCTCTGCTCATTTACCAATCCGTACCATTGCTTTTAACCCATTGTTGTCTCCCCTCTACACACTGTCATGCCCAGCCCTGggctttctcttttttcctttgacTCCAGGTCTCACTATATATAAGGaaaatattcttcttcttctttattctTTACTAATAAGAAGGGTTATATCTGGGATCGAAGGGGCAAATAAAAAGATACAGTGTTGCAgatagagagaaagacagagagagaaagagagagagagagagagagagagagaaataatggGCCTAAGTATTCTGTAATGCCCTatatgtcagcactatataaacactggatatattattttttattctataatgTGAGTGAAATTGAGGATGAGAGAggcagataaagagagagagagctaAGTACTCATTCATTTCTTATATACAtaaatattggaatttttttttttaatttcttaaaggagaagtacagccaaatcttgtttggctgtactcttcctatggatcacaggagtgcagtttgttttgcactcctgtgacccattttcagcagacagtgggctgaagtctgttgatgtcacagagtcggtccagccTCGGGCAAGATCACGTCATTGGGGTCGGGATCCTCCCAAATGCCAGGACCAGCACCCGGCTCTGCCTatcgctcccgccccctccacagcccagtgctccagtgagcgcggtTGGGGaaaagcagagagccggtgacaaacaatcaccagctctctgctcagggagctgtgagaaccgagtgatcggcagtgttcgatcgctcggttttcagtcttagagctggcaggggacagatgcaacattggacagatgctgcatccacctaggtaagaatgattccaaataaataaaaaaataaaccatacttctctttcaagAAGCAGCGAAATGAAATTGTGAGAGACAGTgatagagtaaaaaagagagaaaaaagagataTCCAAGTACTCTGGAATGCCCGGAGTGGAATGCCCTGTGTAATACAGTTTGTCAGCACTATATGAATATCGAGAGtatatttttctttattctttagaagggtgagagagagagagagagagagaaaaagagacagaagaaaaagagagagagacagaaagagaaagagagcgagagagagagatgcaAGTACTCTGTAATGCCCTGTGTAATATGTCAgcactatatatacatacattttggaTTTATATTATTCTTTATTCTTTaaagcagaggaagagagagaaataagacagaaaagagagaaagaggttTCTGAGTATTCAAAATATTATCTTCTTTATTCTTTATGGATAAGGAAGatgagagagggagacagagagagccAAGTATGCTGTAAAGCCCTGAGTAATATTTTAGCTCTATACAAAAATTGgaaatatattctttattttttaggGAGTAAAGTTAAGGGTGAAAGGGGCAGAAGAAGagatacagggggttatttacaaaaggcaaatccactttgcactacaagtgcaaactacaagtgcaaagtacacttgaaattgcactgaaagtgcacttggaagtacagtcgctgtaaatctgagaggtagatctgaaatgaggggaagctctgctgattttatcatccaatcatgtgcaagctaaaatgctgttttttattttccttgaatgtccccctcagatctacagcgactgcacttccaagtgtactttcagtgcaatttcaagtgcacgttGCACTTGTAgtatacacttgtagtgcaaagtggatttgcctttagtaaataacccccacagtgttggAGAGTGAGAAAGAAATGGGTCTGTTATTCCCTGTGTAATAAAGCAGCACTATATAAACACTGAAAATATATTCTCTTTCATTTTTTAGGATGAAGGAGAGTAAAATCGGGGAATAACAAGGCAGATGAATAGATACAGcatgagagagagggagaaactgagagaaagagaggaaggagagaaaaaGAATTTCTctaaatactctgtaatgccctgtGTAATATTTATAAACAGTGGAAATAAACATGAGAGTAAAAATGGTGCAGTCAGAGATGGAGATAAAGTAAAAGAGCCAGTGGGAAAAGGACTGATTAATGAGATAGGAACCTCAGTGTAGAAAGAGAagcagaggtagagatagagaagTGTGTTGGAGAAAGAGAATGTGGAGTCTGAGCAGGGGCGgaccatccattaggggtgcccgagcACCGCCCCCCCCATCctcaccaccccctat from Aquarana catesbeiana isolate 2022-GZ linkage group LG04, ASM4218655v1, whole genome shotgun sequence includes the following:
- the KCNF1 gene encoding voltage-gated potassium channel regulatory subunit KCNF1, with product MRMGSSFEELSRNGSDCSEEVEIIVNVGGIRQILYGDILNRYPETRLAELVSCLAGGYDAIFSLCDDYDPGKREFYFDRDPDAFKCIMEVYYYGEVHMKKGICPICFKNEMEFWKVDLSFLDECCKSHLSEKKEELEEIAKRVQTILDDLGVDTTESRWKRFQKYVWKFMEKPESSFPARVTAVLSFLFILTSSVVMCVGTIPEMQVEDAEGNHIEHPVLDNIETACIGWFTLEYLLRLLSSPNKLHFTFSFMNIIDVLAILPFYVSLTLTHLGARMMELTNVQQAVQALRIMRIARIFKLARHSSGLQTLTYALKSSFKELGLLLMYLAVGIFVFSALGYTMEQSHPDTLFKSIPQSFWWAIITMTTVGYGDIYPKTTLGKLNAATSFLCGVIAIALPIHPIINNFVKYYNKQRVLETATKHELELMELHSGGRDLRGFRRDTGGSEDMYMWSHLKSSHSDTFIPALSKEKHYRTRLQSCK